One Brassica oleracea var. oleracea cultivar TO1000 chromosome C7, BOL, whole genome shotgun sequence genomic window carries:
- the LOC106302562 gene encoding uncharacterized protein LOC106302562 gives MRDVARRFHMRDLGNGRHISFWFDKWCERGVIFSLLGERGIVSMGISREATVEEAVMCVRRRRSHRSQLLNEVVAQLVLAKEKLSVGVEDGNLWRRRSGYKKEFSTHETWSQLRTLGESCSWSKAVWFSQAAPKYVFMAWLAVRDRLATMDRVSKWRQGADEIWEYQTSGILLSAQTNV, from the exons ATGAGAGATGTAGCAAGGAGGTTTCATATGAGGGACTTGGGTAATGGAAGGCATATCTCGTTCTGGTTTGATAAATGGTGTGAAAGGGGCGTTATATTCTCTCTATTGGGTGAGCGTGGCATTGTGAGCATGGGGATCAGTAGAGAGGCCACAGTGGAGGAGGCGGTTATGTGTGTTCGAAGAAGGAGGAGTCATCGATCTCAGTTGCTGAATGAAGTTGTAGCTCAGTTAGTGCTGGCAAAGGAGAAGTTGAGCGTAGGAGTGGAAGATGGTAATTTGTGGAGAAGGAGATCAGGATATAAAAAGGAATTCTCGACTCATGAAACCTGGTCACAATTGAGAACCTTGGGGGAGAGTTGCAGTTGGTCTAAAGCCGTTTGGTTCTCTCAGGCGGCCCCAAAATATGTGTTTATGGCATGGCTTGCAGTAAGAGATAGATTGGCTACTATGGATAGAGTCTCTAAGTGGAGGCAGGGTGCTGATGAG ATATGGGAGTATCAAACAAGTGGTATTCTTCTCAGCGCTCAAACTAATGTCTGA
- the LOC106301851 gene encoding eukaryotic translation initiation factor 1A-like, translated as MPKNKGKGGKNRKRGKNEADDEKRELIFKEDGQEYAQVLRMLGNGRCECMCIDGNKRLCHIRGKMHKKVWIAAGDIILVGLRDYQDDKADVILKYMSDEARLLKAYGELPENTRLNEGIVGDLEEDDDNLAEDYVEFEDEDIDRI; from the coding sequence ATGCCGAAAAACAAGGGAAAGGGAGGAAAAAACAGGAAGAGAGGAAAGAACGAAGCTGACGATGAGAAGCGAGAGCTTATTTTCAAGGAAGATGGACAAGAATACGCTCAAGTCCTTCGTATGCTTGGTAATGGAAGATGTGAGTGTATGTGCATCGATGGCAATAAACGTCTCTGCCATATCCGTGGTAAGATGCACAAGAAGGTTTGGATTGCAGCAGGTGACATCATACTTGTTGGTCTGAGAGACTACCAAGATGACAAAGCTGATGTCATCCTTAAGTACATGTCTGATGAGGCTAGGCTTCTCAAGGCATATGGTGAGCTTCCGGAGAACACTCGTCTTAACGAAGGAATTGTTGGTGATCTCGAAGAGGATGATGACAATCTGGCCGAGGACTATGTTGAGTTTGAGGACGAGGATATCGATAGGATCTAA
- the LOC106306904 gene encoding uncharacterized protein LOC106306904 → MSYSKTLIGRCMNPEEQDAKALLVMLLKIWKVRMFQFHFEKDEDIETLLEMQPFHFDYWMLTLARWQPRMSRSLPSEIPFWIKVEGVPIEFWSTSTFQSIGDAIGETRNVDLNYGNMRVVLDGFKELCFDTTVDFKGGEFYEEEEAPVSLKYEKLFGFCKICSSLCHDEDHCPLSTKSFVKKKEIKEDLGSRKDDCARS, encoded by the coding sequence ATGAGTTACTCTAAGACGTTGATTGGGAGATGCATGAATCCGGAGGAACAAGATGCTAAAGCTTTGCTGGTGATGCTCCTGAAGATATGGAAGGTGCGGATGTTCCAGTTTCATTTTGAGAAGGATGAGGACATCGAGACTCTGTTGGAGATGCAGCCATTTCATTTTGATTACTGGATGCTCACTTTAGCTCGATGGCAACCAAGGATGTCAAGGAGTCTCCCATCGGAGATCCCGTTTTGGATCAAAGTTGAAGGTGTCCCGATAGAGTTTTGGTCAACTTCAACTTTCCAGAGCATAGGAGATGCAATTGGTGAAACAAGGAATGTGGACCTGAATTATGGAAATATGCGGGTGGTGCTTGATGGCTTCAAAGAGCTATGCTTCGATACAACTGTGGATTTTAAGGGTGGTGAGTTCTATGAGGAGGAGGAGGCACCAGTTTCTTTGAAATATGAGAAGCTTTTTGGGTTTTGCAAGATATGTTCCAGTCTTTGCCACGATGAAGATCACTGTCCTCTGAGTACAAAAAGTTTCGTGAAGAAAAAGGAGATCAAGGAGGACTTAGGGAGCAGGAAAGATGATTGTGCAAGAAGTTAA